The Helicobacter canis genomic sequence ACTCGCCCCACTCTCCCAACCTCTCCCCCAAATCCACCCCCTAAAATCTCATTTCCCCCTAAAAAGTGGATTCTAGGGGGTTTGATTAAAGGGGCGATTTTGGGGGGTTGGGGGCTGGCTTTTGGGGTGATATGCTCGCGTGTGTAGCTTAGTTTTGGCACACTTTGGCACAATCTGGCACAGCTTTCAAATAACACGACCTAACGATCGGCGCAAATTGTAGCGCAAAATCGCGCCATTTTTGCAAACTTTTTGCAAATCTTGCAATCCCCCTTACTAAAGTCCTTACCAAAGCTCGCGCCAAAGCTCTCCCGCGCCCTTGCCCACGCACTTTGCACACCCTAGAATCCGCCCGCACCACCACGCCCTAAAGATAAATCCGCCCTAGCGATTTGCATTTTTGCATTTTGCACTCGGTCCAATTTTCACGCAACGCCGCGCAATTTACCACCAAAATCGCCCCCTTTAAAATACTAAAGGCTTCTATCCTTTCTCCCAAGCAAGCTCGCTCGCCTTGCTCTCTTGTGTGGGGGGGTGTGGCTTTGGCGTGTGGCGTAAAATGTGGTGTAAAATGTGGGCGTGTGAGTAATGCGCCGCGGCGGTGTGGATCGCTAGGCAAAGTGTAAAATGTGGCGCGGATTCTAGGATTTGACTCTGTGGGGGGGGGGGGTAGAATCATCGACACGACTTTAAGCTTTGGGGTTAGAATCCGCTTTTGGTGTTTGTGGGTGTGGGGCTTGATTTGTGGATCGCCGCGCCGCTATCGCGGCTCGCGATGACAGGAGGCTGGTGTGTCTTTATGGATCGCCACGCGGTGCAAGCACCGCTCGCGATGACAGAAAAACGAGAAACGCCCCAAACTAAACACGGCGCAGGATTCTAGGATTTGCGATGAGAAACCTTTGCTTTGCAAGGCGAGCGCGGAGATAAGGCTGGTCGCCTATCGCACAAGCGAGCCGCAGCAATCAAAGGTTTATCGCGCAAAGACAGAATCCTTTGTAGCTCCTACTCATCCCCCTTGCTACTTAGTCCTAAGCTCTCTATCTTATCAAGCTTCTTTTTTATATCTTCTTCTATCTCTTTGTTTATGTTCTCATACTCTTTGTTTAGACTTCGCTCTTTGTAGGGGGTAATCTCTATCTTGCCTGTCCCCCCTCTCATATCCTTTTTCACGCTTGACATACTATTTTTCATCACTTCTAGGATATAGTCTCTATCCCAGTTTGTGTAGCGGGCAAGGGAGTCTATGTAGCTCTCTTGCAGTCGTTCATACTTCAGCCAAAGTTCTACATTCTTTGCCACGCTTACTACAAGTAGTAGTATAAACACCGCGCGGAATATCTTATACCCTAAGCTTAAGCCTCCGCGCTTATCTAAGTCTTGTGTGAATTCTGCCTTAGCCTTGTCCATTGTGTTTATCCTTTTTGGTATATTTGCTATCCACTTCATCAGTGGTTCTTGCACCTTTGAGAGCGATTACCTTTTGCACTATCTCTATCGCCCTATCCACGCCAAAGAAGCCTACCGCACAAGCAATTGCTACTTTGGCAAGGTAGGGTATATCCGTAGCACTAAGTATCCCATACATCACGATTGTGATAAACGCACTTGTTATAATTGATTTAAACGCATAAAACTTCGTGGGCTGCTCTGTCTTATCGCTGAAAAATGCCACCAATCCACTGCATAGCCCTATGATAAACACAGGCACAAGCTCTAGGTATGCTGGCAAATTTGGGAACAACTCTACTAAATAATCCATTGTATCATCTCCACTATCTCTGCTACTACAAGGCACAGCCCTATGCTCACTGCTCCCCAAAAGATTTTATGCAGTGTTTTATACAGCTTTATAAGCTTTTTATCCCTAGTAGTCTCACTCTCGCAGTAGTATCGCCCTATGAGCCACCAGCGGAAAAGAAACTTATATGACCTTAGCCTTTTTCTTGCACTCTCTCTTGCACCTTGCTCTTTATAAAGGTAGCGTATAAACACCCCTACACTTACCACAAATGCCAGCACAAATACTAGTAGTAAATACCCTTGCAAGCTCATTGCCCATCTCCTTTGCAAAATTCTAAATCTCTCTCTAGTAGCTCGGTGTATTTCAGTATCTCTGCGACATCTTCACTGACACTAGATTCCTTGCTAGGCATAGGCTTTGGTATATCCTTAGTCTTGCACTTTGTGGGGATATACACGGCTTCACGCTTTGTTATATCCGCACACGCGATTACATTGATAAGCACGACTAGCAGCATTGCTAGCCCTACTACAAAGCCCCATACCTTAGCAAGTATTCTCATTTCTTGCTAGCCTTTTTAATCTCCACTAAATCCTTAGTGATATACTCTAGGGCTTCTTTTAGCCCAGCGATTTCATCGGCGTTTAGCTTTGTCTTATTAGCTAATGCTTCAGTCGCTTCTGTTAGCTTCTCTTGGGTGCTAGTGATTAGCTTTAGTGTTCCAGTGGTATCGCCTAGCCATCTTGCTAATTGCGCTAGTTGCGCTTGCGTGCTTACATATCTTTCTAGCTCTAAATCCTTGTCGATTCCTAGCCATTTTTGTAGTAGTCTTTTCATTGTGTCTCCTTTGTGTTGGTTTGGATTACCTTAACCCTTGTGGCTTTGGTGGCTCGTATGCTTTGCTATGACTGTTTAGCACTTCATCGCTGGGCATTACATTGCACACTTTAAAGTCGCAAGGGCTTAGGACTACTTCGCCTTTATCCTTGCGTGCGGCAGAGCAGTTAAACTCTTTATCGCAATGCTTGTAAGTCGCTAGCGTGTGGATAAAAAAGCCTATAAGAAAAAAGGTTATAAAAGTAACTACCACTAGCCCTAAGTCTTGTAAATGTTTCATTTTTTAGCCTTTGCCTTGTCTTTACTCTGTGCTTGTCGCTCGCGCATTTTTTCTAGCATTTTTATAATGCGCTTGTTGGTAGTCTTTAGTGGTTTGCTCATTGAATCTCTTTAACCACTAGTCTAAAGTTTTCAATGCCGTGTTTCTCAAATAGCAAGAACAAATCATTTACACATCTAGTGCTATCACTACAAGTTCCATTGCCATTATCTACATAATTGACAAGAATACACGCGAGGGTATCGTGAGGCGAATTCCCGCTATGAATAAGCACACGCCTAGAAGCAAAGCTTGGCAACTCTTTTGTCTTTAACCACACAGCTACATTTCTACCATTCTTTGCTTTCCATTTTGGATATGCTTTTGCAGTAGCACCATTTGTGCTAGAGTCTGTCCATTCTAGGTAATACTCTCTTGCCACTATGCGCTTATCTTGGTTTGGTGTATCGGTAGATTCTCCGCCGTTCTCGCAAGTAACGCAAGCAAAGATATTAGCACCACTCTCATCGGTGATTGTAAGCTCGCCGATTGTGCTAGGCTCTGTTTTATACACTCGCCCTGTTTTAGCGTTTGGTGGTTTTTGCACGCTAGCGTATTCTTTCTTGCGTTGTAGGGTGATTGTTAGCATTTCTATCCTTTCTCGCGTTGTCTTTTGCGCGCTTTTGCTAGATTCTACGGCGCGGGCTTGCTCATTTACGCCGAGTAAAATCCCTGCGCCCGCGCCTTGAAAGCTAGCAAAATCATCGCAAAATACTGCCGCTTGCGTGTGTGGTTAGAAAACGCGATTTCTTGCGTTTCTCTTTTTTGTCATCGCGAGCTTTGCGACAGCAAAGCGTGGCGATCCATTAAAACGCGATTATTCCTAGAATCCGCTTTTTTAAAAAGGGGTAAAGCTAGGCGATATTTGGGCTATGCTTTGATAAATGGCGTGATAAACGCTCTTTTTTCACGGCTAGCATTTGTGATAGCCCTTAGCTTATCGCACTCTTTTTCATACAGCTTTGTGTAGAAGCCCACGCGATCAAGGTTGCTAGCATTGGTCTCTATCTCAAGCACGATCACCAAAGCCCCCAGCACCAAAGCCCTGTGATAGAGCGGGTCTAGGATCACTTCCCTTTCATTTGTGTCGGTGTTTGCCCAGATCTCTAGCACGCCGCTAGTAAAGGGGGCGATCGTGTAAGCCCTAGGGCTTAAGGCTATAAGCGTGGGGGAGCTTGGCGGGTGCTTTAGGGCTTGGGTGTAGCTTTTTAGATCGCACGCCTTGCCGTTAAACTTCGCGTGGATTATCTCTAGCACGGGGGCTTCTAGCTCTAGTGTGCTATCTCTCTCCCCTAGCTCTTGCCTAAAATGCCCTATATTTGTGCAAAGCTCATAGATGATCTTGCTTTGGGCTTGTAAGATCACATCGCCTAGCTCTGTATCACTGAAGCTTAGTCGCTCGTAGTCTGTGTCTCGAAGGCGGGAGCGGAGTTGTAGAAGTATGGTTTGCATTTTATTCTCTCTCGGTAGGGAGTGTGAAGCTTAGTGTGCTCTTAGCTTTTTCTGCGCGTTTGTTTGCTTGTGCGCGTTTTTGCACGCGAGCTTCATAGTCATCTTGCATTCCTAGCATTTCTTTGACTTTATCTGCTAGCTTTGCGCCTGTGGTAGATCCGCCGCTTAAGACTTTGCCGATTTGTTGTTTTTGGTTCATTTTTTGCTCCTTTATGGTGTTGTTGTCATTTTTCTCTCACTCGCGAGCCGACTTGTCGGCGTGGCGATCCATAGCTTAAACCTAGAATCCACTTTTGCGTTTTAATGGATCGCCACGCTTTGCTGTCGCAAAGCTCGCGATGACAAAAAAGGCGTTTGTGAAAAAAGGATTCTAGGATTTTGCGATGATTTTGGGGGTTTTCAAGCGGTGGGCGAAGGGATTTTACTCGGCGTAAATGAGCAAGCCCACCGCGCAGAATCCACCAAAAGCGCGCAAAAGACAGAATCCTTCTCACTTGTAGCCTTTGCAAATTGCGTAAATCCGCACGCTCGCATAGATCATATATGCTTTTATCCTGCTAAACGCCCTTGTCTCTATCATCGCTTCTAGAAATACCTTATCCGCAAAAACCCTAGAGACTCTGCCAGCGTGAAACTCTACACATAGATAGTCGTGTAGCACTGCGCATTTTAGTCCCTTGCCAAAGCGCGGTAGCACAAAGTCTGCCCCAAAGTTGCTAAATCCATCTGTGTGAAAGCCCCTTGGCACTTTTATCGCGCTTTGATCATCTGCGCTACTGCCCTTGCGATAGTAGTAGAAGCCTTGCAGTAGTGTCAGGCTCTTGCCATCATTGCTAAATCGCACTTCAATAGGCTCGGTAAATCTCGCTAGCTCTTGTGATTCCATTTTGCTCCTTTTTGCCAAGTATGCGTAAAATCGCTTATATAAAAAAGGGGCAAGTATTTAGCGATAAATGCTACAATCCTAAAAATCAAGGAGCCTAGATGACTACAATGACATTAAATGAGAGCTTTAAAGCCCTAGTGCGAGAGGCATTCCCCGATAAAAGCGATAAAGTTATAAGTATCTTTGATGAAGTGGTGAGCCATAAGGCAAGTAGCGATTTTTTAAATGTGCAGGAGCTAAAGGCTCGCGCGATCGATGAGATCCGTAGCGAGCTAGCGACTAGGGATTTTGTGCGTGCGGAGATCGCAGAAGTGCGTCAAGAGATCGCACGCGCTAAAGTGGATATTTTAAAATGGGTCTTTGGCTTGCAGGCTGGCACGATTGCGATATTGATCGGGGCGATGAAGTTTATCCTAGGCTAAAAGTCTAGGCTCCCTACGATAGAAGCATAGCCCTTTGAGTGGGTAGGCTATGTGCGCTTTCTTGCAGTAGGCTTTGATCTTATGCTTTATCACGCGCAAGATTTTGCTAAAGAGATTAAAGCAGCTTGCCCGTTTTACATATCCATAGTAGCTAAAGATCCTTGCAAACTCTTTTGCCCCTACGCGCTTTAGTCTTGCTAGATCTTTTATGCGCTTTGCCGTGGCTTTTCTCACGCGAGCAAAGCTTTCAAAGCTCACCACCCCCAAAAAGTCTAGCCCGCTACGCATAGGTCTTAGGCACACTTTATGGGCTTGTAGTCCTAGATCTTGCAAGGCTCTTTTAATATTCCCAAAGCTTCTCCATAGATCCCTCTTACTATCGCTAAACAGCACTATATCATCAGCATATCGCACCAGCTTTACGCCCTTTGTATGCGCCCTATCAATGTCCCTTAGATATACATTGCCAAAAAGAGCACTTAGATAGCTCCCTAGATCTAGCCCCTTTTGATTTGCCCCTAGCACTTTAGCGATAAGCGTAAGTGTCCTAGCACACGATATGTTCCTAGCGATTTGCTTTTGTAAAATTGCTAGATTGATATGCGCGTAGAATTTGGCTATATCGCATTTGAGATAGTATCTATACACCTTGGCATATCTCTTCACGCGCTTTAGTCCATAATCCACCCCCCGCCCCTTGATACACGCGCAAGTCTGCGTGCTAAGAGTCTTTAGCAGCAAAGGCTCTATGATATTTGCTAGGGCGTGGTGGATTATTTGATTAGGATAAAAGGGGGAGATCGCTAGCTCGCGCGCCTTGCCATTTTCTAGGCGAGTTTTCTTCGTGGTGGATTCTAGTAGCTTAAGATCTTTGCCCATAAGCTTATCTTGCACCTTTTTGGCATAAAGCTCTCGATCTTTTAGCACTCTTTGCACGCTAGCTCTTTTTAGCTTGCCGCGGCTTGCTTTGGTGATCGCTAGCTGGATATTTTCTAAGCTTATGATCTTTTCATAAAGGTGTTTATGTGTTTTTATGGTAGATCCTTTGTTTCTATTCTCCCCATAATTTTCGCTTACGCTACTAGTTATTATTTGGGGCTTTCCTTTGTTCAAGCGTTGGATCTAGGCGGATCCGCATTTATCGCTTGGGCTACTAGGGGGTGTTAGAATCCACTTTTTTGCTTTATGGATCGCCACGCCGACAAGTCGGCTCGCGATGACAATAAAAAAGTGGATTCTATAACGCTGCTGGATTCTACACCAAGCACAAAGCGGAAGGATTTTGAGGCTAGAATCGTGGCTTTGCAAGGCGAGCGCGGAGATAAGGCTGGATCGCCTATCGCACAAGCGAGCCGAAGCGATCCACGATTCTAGTCCAAAAGCCAACGCCGAGCTAGAAATAGGGTGGGAGCCGATGTTCCAGTTGCGATCCCCCAGCTCGTTGTTACCATTCCAAGCAAACAAGCCGGCGTGCGCGGAGTTGTTCAGGCTGCCGCTTCCCCCTAGCAGCCGGGTCCTAGCGCGGGCTTCTCTCTCAAGCGTCGCTCCCCAAATACTTTAGCTGCTTTTTTAGATTTCCAAACTCTCGTGGGCGCGATCTTTTATAAAGATCGCGCGGCTTTTAGGTAGTCTTTTTGAAACAAGGGCGGGAGCCGAAGTGCCAGCCGCGAACCCCCAGCCCGGCGCCATCCCAAGCAAACAAGCCGGCGTGCGCGGAGTTGTACAGGCTGCCGCCGATGAGACAAAGCCGTAGCCCATCTGCGATCCAGCTCCCATCAGTAGTGCCATTTGTGCTAGTGCCTCCCTCTGTGGCTTTGGGGATCATCGTGCCCGCGTGGGTGCGCTTCACTTGAGAGCCTGAAGTGATATTGACAATATGTCCGGTATTTGTGTAGCCATTGCTAGAAGTCTCATCGCTATAAGCTTGCTCGTGAGTAGCTAGATAGACTAGTTTATTATTGAGATATATCCCATCGACAAACTCCCAGACATTCCCAGCAGGATTGCAGATACCGCGATAGATAAACATCTTTGCCCTTTTATCACTCCCGCTTACAGGGATACTCATCGTCTTATCCCCCGTGGCAAAGCTTATAGCTTCATAGAGATAGCTTGTGTTGTTCGCGCTTGTATTCCAGCTATAGATCGCCCACTTGCTCTGCTCTGTGCTTTTGCTATCTGCCGTGCTTCCTAGATAGCCTCTCTCTATACTATACAAAAATGCTAGGGCTTCTCGCTCGTGGTGGTTTTGGATCTTCATATCTTTGTTGAATTGCTGCGTTTGAGTCCTAAAGCTAGGGCGGTCAATCTCTGTGGTAGGCTTTGGATTACTACTTAGAAAGAAGCTTCCTTGCATACCCCCTAGGCTTACGCTCTCCCAGCTCCCTAGATAAAAGCCCTCCACCTTCACGCTAGAGATCACGCCATTTTTATCCGCCCCCCTTCCGCTTAAATTTGTGTAGCCTTGATAGCCATAGGCGTTTAGATCAAAGCTAAAGGGACTTAGACTGCAAAGCTTTAGCAGATATTCTTGACTATTGTAGGCAAACTCTATGTCGATTATGTGATGCTCTGGGATCTTGCTGACACACTGCCAAAGCGCGCTATCTTTATACTTTTGCATAGCTTGGTGGGATAGGTCGGCATCTTGTGGGATAGACTCTAGCGTGCCGTCATTTTTCAAAGCGTAGCGTTTGATATGTGAGTGGGGCATATCCGCGCGATCAAAAAATTTGGTCACAGGATCATCGTTTGACTTTTCATTTAAGCGATCTTGCACTTTATCTAGCCAGAGGTTATCTTCAGCGGTGCCGGTGTTTATACGGCAGGATTTATTCGTATCGATATTTTCGATAAATCCTGCAAACACGCTAGCTTTTACCTTCACGCTTATGGGCTTACTCCACTCACTCACGGCACCTGTAGGGCTTATCGCGCGTGCCTTTATGCTAGCACTTGTATCACTGCTTGCATTTGTCGCTGTGAGGGCGTAGCTCCCGGCTTCTAGGTTTTGCGTTTTTGTGGCAGCTAGATTTGTGAGCAGTAGCTCATAGGTAAGGTTGCTTCCGTGCGTGTCGCTATGGCTTGGGCTTATCTCTAGCTCGCCGCTTGCGTTTTTTAGCAGCTCTTTGTGGCTAAATGCTATGCTAGGCACGCTAGGTGGATTCTCCCCTAGGGTTTGGGTGTATTTGGTTAGGATATAAATATCCCTTGCTTCTTGGGCTGATCCTTGCAGCTCTTTAGCCTTTTTTAGCAAGCTAGCTCTCGTGTCTTGCACTCTCTCTAGCCTATCGGTGTTTAGCTCATAAAAGCTCTTTATGATATAGCCCAAAGCTTCTGCATTTTTAGCCGCTTGGGCTAGCTCTTTTAGCTTATCGAGTGTGGCTTGGCGGTGGGCGATATTTGTCGCGCTTTCTGGCGTGGATTCTTGCTCGCTTGGGCTTGCAGTATCTTGGGTGGTCTCTTCATCTGGGTGCTTTGGCACGCTGTGTGTTGGCTCTTCATCACTATTTAGCTCGCTATCTACTTGACTCTCTAGCATTTCTTCTCGTGGGCGTAGCTCTCTCATTTGCTCTCCTTGTGTGGATTCTTGGATTTGATTTTTCATTGACTCTCCTTAGGCTTGCTCTTCATAAGTTTGCATATCATCTTGGGCGGATTCTTGCTCGACTTTTGGGCTAAAAATGATCGCTTCTAGCTCTTGTGAGCTTTGCGCTTTAGTTATGGCGTCCTCGCACTTCTGGCGCGATCCTGTGAGCGTGGCAGAAAGTGTGCTAAAGATTTGGGCTTTTTCTAGGATCTTTGCTACTAGCTCTGCCTTTTCCACGCCCCTTGCTTTGGCAAGGCTATCGATGTAGGGGGTCTGTGCTTCTTGATTATTTTGATACGCCTTTGCCTCACTCTCTTGGGTAGGCCAGCTTTGTATCTCGGCTTGTGGCGTGGCTTGCGTGATAAGATCTAGGGCTTCTTGGTAGCTTGCGTTGATCTGTGCTAGCTTGATCGCCTTAAGCGTGGGGAGATCTAGCGGCGTTAGAGTCGCTGTGTGAAACATAGCCTGCAATATCGCGCTATCAGTTGCAGCTTGATTGATATAAAGCGCGCTTGCGTAGCGGTAGCTTGGCGGGGCTTTGGCTTCTTGGCTTGTTTTGGGGGCTTCTTGCATTCCTAAGAATACATTCACCCTCCCACTCGCACTATCTTTAAAGGCTAAAGGCTGATTGCTTGTCTGTAAAAATACCATTTGTGGCTCCTTTATAAAAGATTGGTCCCTAGCTCGCTATCAGCTAGGTTTTGGCTTTGGCTGCTTGGCTTAAGCCCTTGCAGCAGGGCATTTATCTCTTGCAGTGCTTTGGTCTTTTCCTGCGTGATTGTCTCTAGGGCTGTGGTCTTATCGGTGTTTATGGATTCTAGGGCTATGGCTTTTTTGGCTTCTAGCTCTGTTTTTGTTTGATTGCCTAGCTCTGCTAGCTGTGTCTCTAGCTCGCTCTTTTTCTCTTGCAGGGCTTGCAGGGCTTGATCTTTGGCGCGTTTTATAGCGTTGAGTGCTTCTTGACTGCCCGATCCGCTAATGTCCCCCCCAGCATTTTGGATGATCTCTTGTAGCTCTGCTTTTAGCTCATCTTTGTAGGTCTCTAGCTCTCCCTTGATCGCTTGCCCCTTTGTCTCTAGGGCTTGCTTGGTCTCTTGGGCTTTGTCTTGCACGCTAGATTCTATCTCTGCGATCTTTTGGGCTAGCTCTTGGCTCTTTTGCGTAAGTGTGCTTTCAAACTCTGCTAGCTTTCTTGTAAGATCTCCTAGCTTTGTATCTAGTAGCGTGATATACTCATCTTTTTTGCTCTCAAGCTCTCTTTCATAGCCCTCTTTATCGCTTAAAAGCTCCGTGCGCATTTCATTTAGTAGGGTTTGGCTTAGGTTTGTTACCTCTTGCTTTAAAGCCTCTGCTAGCTTTATCTGCGCTTCTAGCTCTGCGCTTAAGCTCATAAGCTCTGCTAGCTTATGATCAAGCTCATTTAACGCTTGCAAAGCTTCTTTAACCTGCTCTAGATCTAG encodes the following:
- a CDS encoding phage holin family protein → MDYLVELFPNLPAYLELVPVFIIGLCSGLVAFFSDKTEQPTKFYAFKSIITSAFITIVMYGILSATDIPYLAKVAIACAVGFFGVDRAIEIVQKVIALKGARTTDEVDSKYTKKDKHNGQG
- a CDS encoding DUF5675 family protein, which produces MLTITLQRKKEYASVQKPPNAKTGRVYKTEPSTIGELTITDESGANIFACVTCENGGESTDTPNQDKRIVAREYYLEWTDSSTNGATAKAYPKWKAKNGRNVAVWLKTKELPSFASRRVLIHSGNSPHDTLACILVNYVDNGNGTCSDSTRCVNDLFLLFEKHGIENFRLVVKEIQ
- a CDS encoding DUF1353 domain-containing protein; translation: MESQELARFTEPIEVRFSNDGKSLTLLQGFYYYRKGSSADDQSAIKVPRGFHTDGFSNFGADFVLPRFGKGLKCAVLHDYLCVEFHAGRVSRVFADKVFLEAMIETRAFSRIKAYMIYASVRIYAICKGYK
- a CDS encoding reverse transcriptase domain-containing protein, yielding MQRVLKDRELYAKKVQDKLMGKDLKLLESTTKKTRLENGKARELAISPFYPNQIIHHALANIIEPLLLKTLSTQTCACIKGRGVDYGLKRVKRYAKVYRYYLKCDIAKFYAHINLAILQKQIARNISCARTLTLIAKVLGANQKGLDLGSYLSALFGNVYLRDIDRAHTKGVKLVRYADDIVLFSDSKRDLWRSFGNIKRALQDLGLQAHKVCLRPMRSGLDFLGVVSFESFARVRKATAKRIKDLARLKRVGAKEFARIFSYYGYVKRASCFNLFSKILRVIKHKIKAYCKKAHIAYPLKGLCFYRREPRLLA